Proteins from a genomic interval of Quercus lobata isolate SW786 chromosome 11, ValleyOak3.0 Primary Assembly, whole genome shotgun sequence:
- the LOC115968152 gene encoding pentatricopeptide repeat-containing protein At5g61990, mitochondrial-like isoform X1 translates to MGLTFALRNRHVLAKAKRKHHVFDPKSLNFCTFSHSQSQTSTKQNEDTVNEISAMLKQMNWQCLIESSDIPKKLNPEVVRSVLLQNKVSNPKRLLHFFDWSTSQMGGGPQNLYSFSILAVSLCNLRLYAHASGVLERMVMTQKPVLEILDSILRCRVDCGGSNCDVMVIEILVDVYRKMGFLNEAVTVFLEAKNGGFLPRLLCCNSLLKDLVKCNGMELFWKVYDGMLEAKISPDVYTYSNVINALFKVRNVEGAKRVLFEMEEKGCRPNVVTYNVVIGGLCRSGAVDEAFELKKSMAGKGLFPDKYTYSTLVDGLCRQKRLEEAKLVLEEMFNVGLRPDLFTYTALVNGFMKEGKVEEALRIKDEMVAHGIKLNLVTYNVLVSGFCKVGDVDKARTILKEMIAIGITPDTQTFTPLIDRYYQEKKLVQVYDLLLEMKKRKLEPTISTYGVIINGLCRCGDLQRANSVLEQMIAGGLKPNAVLYSTLIKGHVQESRFDEAIWILKGMRENGVLPDAFCYNSLIIGLCKAKRMEDAKTFIVKMIERGLKPNEYTYGAFINGYCKAGEMQLADRYFREMLDCGIVPNDVIYTALIDGHCKEGNITEAFSAFRCMLERGVIPDVQSYSVLIHGLCKNGKTQEAMEVFSELLDKSLVPDVFTYSSLISSFCKQGDLDRAFKVHEEMCQKGITPNIVTYNTLINGLCKLGAIERARELFDGISGKGLAPNGVTYATIIDGYCKSGNLMEAFRLLDDMPSKGVPPDCFIYSALVNGCCKAGDMEKALSLSHEMVQKGFASTSSFNALIDSFCKSGKLVEANQLFEYMIDKDVTPDHVTYTILIDSYCKAGLVKEAEQHFLEMQKKNIMPNIVTYTSLFCGYNNMGKRNKMFALFEEMVARGIEPNEMTYGLIGDAYCKEGDLMKTLKLVDDVLVKGMILDSEIYDALIDSLCKKENFSEVLKLLDGAGEQGLTLNLPTCRALIRGFSKVGNMDNAAKALESMIRFGWVPASNISGLINEGQSVANSEKSVNISKQEISGVACQAEP, encoded by the coding sequence ATGGGTTTAACATTCGCACTCCGAAATCGACATGTTCTCGCAAAAGCAAAACGAAAACATCATGTTTTTGATCCAAAATCCTTAAACTTCTGCACTTTCTCACACTCACAGTCACAGAcctcaacaaaacaaaacgaaGACACCGTCAACGAAATCTCGGCCATGCTCAAGCAAATGAACTGGCAGTGCCTCATCGAATCCTCGGACATACCAAAGAAGCTGAACCCAGAAGTTGTTCGCTCCGTTCTTCTTCAGAACAAGGTATCTAACCCCAAACGCCTCCTTCATTTCTTTGATTGGTCCACTTCTCAAATGGGTGGTGGTCCTCAGAATTTGTATTCTTTTTCGATTCTGGCTGTTTCTCTGTGTAATTTGAGGCTTTATGCACATGCTAGTGGCGTTTTAGAGCGAATGGTGATGACCCAGAAGCCAGTTTTGGAAATTCTTGATTCTATTCTTAGGTGTCGTGTAGACTGTGGCGGGTCTAATTGTGATGTTATGGTGATTGAGATTTTGGTTGATGTTTATAGGAAGATGGGTTTTTTGAATGAGGCTGTTACTGTGTTTTTGGAAGCTAAAAATGGTGGATTTCTGCCTCGTTTGTTGTGTTGTAATTCTTTGTTGAAGGATTTAGTTAAGTGTAATGGGATGGAGTTGTTTTGGAAGGTTTATGATGGGATGTTAGAAGCTAAGATAAGTCCTGACGTTTATACTTACTCTAATGTGATCAATGCGCTTTTTAAAGTTAGGAATGTGGAGGGGGCTAAAAGGGTGCTTTTTGAGATGGAGGAGAAGGGCTGTCGTCCTAATGTGGTTACCTACAATGTAGTGATTGGAGGGTTGTGCAGAAGTGGGGCTGTTGACGAAGCTTTTGAGCTGAAGAAGTCGATGGCAGGAAAGGGGTTGTTCCCGGATAAGTATACTTACTCCACACTTGTTGATGGGTTATGCAGACAGAAAAGGTTGGAGGAAGCAAAGTTGGTATTGGAAGAGATGTTCAATGTGGGTCTACGTCCTGATCTTTTTACCTACACTGCTTTGGTTAATGGTTTCATGAAAGAAGGTAAAGTAGAAGAGGCTTTGAGAATCAAGGACGAGATGGTTGCCCATGGAATAAAGTTAAACTTGGTGACATATAATGTGCTTGTTAGTGGGTTCTGTAAGGTTGGTGACGTGGATAAGGCCAGAACTATCTTGAAGGAGATGATTGCAATTGGGATAACACCTGATACCCAGACTTTTACCCCTCTAATTGATAGGTATTATCAAGAGAAAAAATTGGTACAGGTTTATGACCTACTTCTtgagatgaagaagaggaaattgGAACCCACTATATCCACTTATGGTGTTATAATAAATGGTCTATGCCGTTGTGGTGATCTGCAACGGGCTAATAGTGTTCTGGAGCAAATGATTGCTGGGGGTTTGAAACCAAATGCGGTTTTGTACTCAACTCTAATTAAAGGTCACGTCCAAGAAAGTAGATTTGATGAGGCAATATGGATATTGAAAGGAATGAGGGAAAATGGAGTTCTGCCTGATGCTTTTTGCTATAATTCTCTTATAATTGGGCTTTGCAAGGCCAAAAGGATGGAAGATGCAAAGACTTTCATAGTCAAAATGATTGAGAGGGGATTGAAGCCTAATGAATATACTTATGGGGCTTTCATCAATGGATATTGTAAGGCGGGGGAAATGCAATTAGCAGACAGGTATTTCAGGGAAATGCTAGATTGTGGAATAGTGCCTAATGATGTAATCTATACAGCCCTGATTGATGGGCACTGTAAAGAGGGTAACATAACAGAAGCCTTTTCAGCATTTAGATGTATGCTTGAACGAGGGGTCATTCCTGATGTCCAAAGTTATAGTGTCCTCATCCATGGTCTCTGTAAGAACGGAAAAACTCAGGAAGCAATGGAGGTTTTCTCTGAACTCCTTGACAAGTCTCTGGTGCCTGATGTTTTTACTTACAGCTCTCTCATTTCCAGCTTCTGTAAGCAAGGTGATTTAGACAGAGCTTTTAAAGTCCATGAAGAGATGTGCCAGAAAGGCATTACTCCAAACATTGTTACTTATAATACCTTGATTAACGGACTTTGCAAGTTGGGTGCTATTGAGAGAGCTAGGGAACTGTTTGATGGAATCTCAGGAAAGGGTTTGGCTCCTAATGGTGTGACCTATGCTACAATTATAGATGGGTACTGCAAATCTGGAAATTTAATGGAGGCGTTTCGATTATTGGATGATATGCCATCAAAGGGGGTTCCACCTGATTGTTTCATCTATTCTGCCCTTGTTAATGGGTGCTGCAAAGCAGGAGACATGGAGAAGGCCCTTTCCTTATCTCATGAGATGGTGCAGAAGGGCTTTGCTTCCACGTCTTCTTTCAATGCTTTGATTGATAGCTTCTGCAAGTCTGGGAAATTGGTGGAAGCTAACCAGTTGTTTGAATACATGATCGATAAGGATGTGACCCCAGATCATGTGACCTACACAATTCTGATTGATTCTTACTGCAAGGCAGGATTAGTGAAGGAAGCTGAGCAGCACTTTCTGGAGATGCAGAAAAAGAATATCATGCCAAATATTGTGACTTACACTTCACTTTTCTGTGGTTACAACAACATGGGGAAAAGAAATAAGATGTTTGCTCTTTTTGAGGAGATGGTAGCAAGGGGAATTGAGCCCAATGAAATGACATATGGCTTGATAGGTGATGCTTACTGCAAGGAAGGTGATTTGATGAAAACCTTAAAGTTGGTAGATGATGTATTAGTCAAGGGTATGATCTTGGACAGTGAAATATATGATGCACTAATAGATTCCCTAtgcaaaaaggaaaatttttctGAAGTGTTGAAGTTACTTGATGGAGCTGGAGAGCAAGGACTTACACTAAATCTTCCTACATGTAGAGCTCTAATCCGTGGTTTTTCCAAGGTGGGAAATATGGACAATGCAGCAAAGGCTCTGGAAAGTATGATTAGATTTGGATGGGTTCCAGCATCCAATATAAGTGGCTTAATCAATGAAGGCCAAAGTGTTGCAAACTCTGAGAAATCTGTTAATATCTCAAAGCAAGAAATATCTGGAGTTGCTTGTCAGGCAGAACCTTAA
- the LOC115968152 gene encoding pentatricopeptide repeat-containing protein At5g61990, mitochondrial-like isoform X2, with translation MVMTQKPVLEILDSILRCRVDCGGSNCDVMVIEILVDVYRKMGFLNEAVTVFLEAKNGGFLPRLLCCNSLLKDLVKCNGMELFWKVYDGMLEAKISPDVYTYSNVINALFKVRNVEGAKRVLFEMEEKGCRPNVVTYNVVIGGLCRSGAVDEAFELKKSMAGKGLFPDKYTYSTLVDGLCRQKRLEEAKLVLEEMFNVGLRPDLFTYTALVNGFMKEGKVEEALRIKDEMVAHGIKLNLVTYNVLVSGFCKVGDVDKARTILKEMIAIGITPDTQTFTPLIDRYYQEKKLVQVYDLLLEMKKRKLEPTISTYGVIINGLCRCGDLQRANSVLEQMIAGGLKPNAVLYSTLIKGHVQESRFDEAIWILKGMRENGVLPDAFCYNSLIIGLCKAKRMEDAKTFIVKMIERGLKPNEYTYGAFINGYCKAGEMQLADRYFREMLDCGIVPNDVIYTALIDGHCKEGNITEAFSAFRCMLERGVIPDVQSYSVLIHGLCKNGKTQEAMEVFSELLDKSLVPDVFTYSSLISSFCKQGDLDRAFKVHEEMCQKGITPNIVTYNTLINGLCKLGAIERARELFDGISGKGLAPNGVTYATIIDGYCKSGNLMEAFRLLDDMPSKGVPPDCFIYSALVNGCCKAGDMEKALSLSHEMVQKGFASTSSFNALIDSFCKSGKLVEANQLFEYMIDKDVTPDHVTYTILIDSYCKAGLVKEAEQHFLEMQKKNIMPNIVTYTSLFCGYNNMGKRNKMFALFEEMVARGIEPNEMTYGLIGDAYCKEGDLMKTLKLVDDVLVKGMILDSEIYDALIDSLCKKENFSEVLKLLDGAGEQGLTLNLPTCRALIRGFSKVGNMDNAAKALESMIRFGWVPASNISGLINEGQSVANSEKSVNISKQEISGVACQAEP, from the coding sequence ATGGTGATGACCCAGAAGCCAGTTTTGGAAATTCTTGATTCTATTCTTAGGTGTCGTGTAGACTGTGGCGGGTCTAATTGTGATGTTATGGTGATTGAGATTTTGGTTGATGTTTATAGGAAGATGGGTTTTTTGAATGAGGCTGTTACTGTGTTTTTGGAAGCTAAAAATGGTGGATTTCTGCCTCGTTTGTTGTGTTGTAATTCTTTGTTGAAGGATTTAGTTAAGTGTAATGGGATGGAGTTGTTTTGGAAGGTTTATGATGGGATGTTAGAAGCTAAGATAAGTCCTGACGTTTATACTTACTCTAATGTGATCAATGCGCTTTTTAAAGTTAGGAATGTGGAGGGGGCTAAAAGGGTGCTTTTTGAGATGGAGGAGAAGGGCTGTCGTCCTAATGTGGTTACCTACAATGTAGTGATTGGAGGGTTGTGCAGAAGTGGGGCTGTTGACGAAGCTTTTGAGCTGAAGAAGTCGATGGCAGGAAAGGGGTTGTTCCCGGATAAGTATACTTACTCCACACTTGTTGATGGGTTATGCAGACAGAAAAGGTTGGAGGAAGCAAAGTTGGTATTGGAAGAGATGTTCAATGTGGGTCTACGTCCTGATCTTTTTACCTACACTGCTTTGGTTAATGGTTTCATGAAAGAAGGTAAAGTAGAAGAGGCTTTGAGAATCAAGGACGAGATGGTTGCCCATGGAATAAAGTTAAACTTGGTGACATATAATGTGCTTGTTAGTGGGTTCTGTAAGGTTGGTGACGTGGATAAGGCCAGAACTATCTTGAAGGAGATGATTGCAATTGGGATAACACCTGATACCCAGACTTTTACCCCTCTAATTGATAGGTATTATCAAGAGAAAAAATTGGTACAGGTTTATGACCTACTTCTtgagatgaagaagaggaaattgGAACCCACTATATCCACTTATGGTGTTATAATAAATGGTCTATGCCGTTGTGGTGATCTGCAACGGGCTAATAGTGTTCTGGAGCAAATGATTGCTGGGGGTTTGAAACCAAATGCGGTTTTGTACTCAACTCTAATTAAAGGTCACGTCCAAGAAAGTAGATTTGATGAGGCAATATGGATATTGAAAGGAATGAGGGAAAATGGAGTTCTGCCTGATGCTTTTTGCTATAATTCTCTTATAATTGGGCTTTGCAAGGCCAAAAGGATGGAAGATGCAAAGACTTTCATAGTCAAAATGATTGAGAGGGGATTGAAGCCTAATGAATATACTTATGGGGCTTTCATCAATGGATATTGTAAGGCGGGGGAAATGCAATTAGCAGACAGGTATTTCAGGGAAATGCTAGATTGTGGAATAGTGCCTAATGATGTAATCTATACAGCCCTGATTGATGGGCACTGTAAAGAGGGTAACATAACAGAAGCCTTTTCAGCATTTAGATGTATGCTTGAACGAGGGGTCATTCCTGATGTCCAAAGTTATAGTGTCCTCATCCATGGTCTCTGTAAGAACGGAAAAACTCAGGAAGCAATGGAGGTTTTCTCTGAACTCCTTGACAAGTCTCTGGTGCCTGATGTTTTTACTTACAGCTCTCTCATTTCCAGCTTCTGTAAGCAAGGTGATTTAGACAGAGCTTTTAAAGTCCATGAAGAGATGTGCCAGAAAGGCATTACTCCAAACATTGTTACTTATAATACCTTGATTAACGGACTTTGCAAGTTGGGTGCTATTGAGAGAGCTAGGGAACTGTTTGATGGAATCTCAGGAAAGGGTTTGGCTCCTAATGGTGTGACCTATGCTACAATTATAGATGGGTACTGCAAATCTGGAAATTTAATGGAGGCGTTTCGATTATTGGATGATATGCCATCAAAGGGGGTTCCACCTGATTGTTTCATCTATTCTGCCCTTGTTAATGGGTGCTGCAAAGCAGGAGACATGGAGAAGGCCCTTTCCTTATCTCATGAGATGGTGCAGAAGGGCTTTGCTTCCACGTCTTCTTTCAATGCTTTGATTGATAGCTTCTGCAAGTCTGGGAAATTGGTGGAAGCTAACCAGTTGTTTGAATACATGATCGATAAGGATGTGACCCCAGATCATGTGACCTACACAATTCTGATTGATTCTTACTGCAAGGCAGGATTAGTGAAGGAAGCTGAGCAGCACTTTCTGGAGATGCAGAAAAAGAATATCATGCCAAATATTGTGACTTACACTTCACTTTTCTGTGGTTACAACAACATGGGGAAAAGAAATAAGATGTTTGCTCTTTTTGAGGAGATGGTAGCAAGGGGAATTGAGCCCAATGAAATGACATATGGCTTGATAGGTGATGCTTACTGCAAGGAAGGTGATTTGATGAAAACCTTAAAGTTGGTAGATGATGTATTAGTCAAGGGTATGATCTTGGACAGTGAAATATATGATGCACTAATAGATTCCCTAtgcaaaaaggaaaatttttctGAAGTGTTGAAGTTACTTGATGGAGCTGGAGAGCAAGGACTTACACTAAATCTTCCTACATGTAGAGCTCTAATCCGTGGTTTTTCCAAGGTGGGAAATATGGACAATGCAGCAAAGGCTCTGGAAAGTATGATTAGATTTGGATGGGTTCCAGCATCCAATATAAGTGGCTTAATCAATGAAGGCCAAAGTGTTGCAAACTCTGAGAAATCTGTTAATATCTCAAAGCAAGAAATATCTGGAGTTGCTTGTCAGGCAGAACCTTAA